In Pseudoclavibacter sp. Marseille-Q3772, the sequence GGCCGCGTACGACCGCACAGATCAACGCAAAAGGACTAGAGAAACGTTAGCCGGCGTAGACGCTGCGATAGCCCGCTTCGCTCTCCTCGAGGTCGCCGTCGTGCCCGGCGATATGTGCTCGACGTCCGAGGATGAGCGCATAGGCGAGATAGGCGCCCAGTGCCAGCGCCCCGATTCCGATCTTGATGGCCCACGGCCAGTCCTGGCGCGTAACGAATCCCTCGATCAATCCAGAGAGGAACAGGAACGCGGTCGTTCCGATGGCCACGATTACCAGGCGTCGCCCGGCGCGACCGACCGCGTCCATCCGCGGCTGCTGCCCCGGCACGATCATCGCCCAAAACAGTGACAGGCCGGTCCCGGCGGCAACAAACACCATTGTGAGCTCCAATAGCCCGTGCGGAGCGATCCACAAGAAGAACGCGTCGAGATGGCCAACGTGCCCGAGGACCGCCGCCGAGGTTCCCAATGCCACCGCATTCTGTACGAGAGCGACGACCGGGAAAATACCCGTGATCCCAAGCACGATTGCCTGGGCAGCAATCAACGCGTTATTGGTAAACACCTTCGCCGCAAACGCAGATTCGCTGTACTCGGAGTAGTAGTTGATGAAGTCTTCTTCGGCGTAGGTCTCCAGCTGTGCTTCCGACCCGTAGAACGACAGCAGTTCCGGATGCTGCTGGTGCAGACCGAAGGTCAGTACGCTCACCAGCACGGCAAAAGCGGCCGCACCAAATGACCACCATCGAACCGAATAGAGCGCAGCCGGCAGCTGTTCGACAACAAACTCGCGGACGATCAACAGCGGATTGCGCCGAGCCCTGGTGAGTCGACGCCTCGCCTTGGCAATCTGCACCGACAGCCATACGGACTGCGCAGTATCTCCAGTAGCGGTGCGCAGCGCAGAGAGATCGCTCGCGGCCGCCTGATATCGCTCGATGAGCTCGTCGATCTGCGCACCACTGAGCGAACCGGAACGGGTCAACTCCACCATCCGGTTCCACTCATCGCGCCGTAGCGCCGTGAACGCGTCAATCTCCATGTGATGAAATGCTCTCATGTCCAGATCAACACGAGGCTCCACGCCGAGTTACCGAGACGACGATGTCGTCATCGGCGAGGGTGTTGCGCTCGCCGTCCCCTCGGCAAGCCTGATGGCTCGTGCCGGTGGTGCGCTCCTGGATGGGATCGTGTACGTCGGCAGCATGGTCGCTTCGCTCATCGCTGTGTTCTGGTTCATCACTCGATTTGCGGTGGAGCAGCCGATCGAGGATGCGTGGCTGCCGGTTGTGCTGATCACGTGGGCTGTGTTGTGGCTGGTGATCATCCCCATGGCAATCGAGGTGGCGACACAGGGTCGATCGCTGGGCAAGCTCGTATTTGGGTTACGCGTCGTTCGGCTGGATGGCGGTGAGATCGCATTTCGCCACGCATTCGTGCGCGCGCTGGTCGGTTTCGGCGAAACGTATCTGTCCGGTGGCGCCATTTCGGCGTGCTGCGGCCTGTTCACGACTCGAGCGCAGCGCTTCGGGGACCTGCTGGCGGGAACCTACGCTCAGCTTGAGCGTGTTCCCCAGCCGTCGCCGCTCCAGCTACACTTACCAGCGTCGCTGTATGCCTGGGCACAGATTGCGGATGTCACCCGTATCCCAGATGTCGTCGCGCGCCGCGTGCACGAGTTCTTCCTACAGGCCCACCATCTCACACCGCAGGCACGAACCCAGGTGGCCGGCGAGCTGGCTCGGGCCTGCCGCCCGTATGTGCATCCGATTCCGGATGTGGATGCGGAAACGTTCCTTACGGGCGTGAGTGTGGTCCGGCGCGATCGGGAGTATTCGAGTGCTCGAAACCGTGCCGAACGCACGCAACGGCTCATCACATCCAGCAACACGGTGACCGGGTTCCCGGTTCGCTAAACACCAAGCGGCGGAGCCGAATGGCCCCGCCGCGGTGATGCGCCTAGACGACCCGCATGGGGCCGCCCGGCGAACTAGTTGTCGTATGGGTTCGACATGGCCGAGTACTTCATGGTGAGGTACTCGTGGATGCCCTCGAAGGAGCCTTCCTTACCGACACCGGACTGCTTGATTCCGCCGAACGGTGCGGCAGCGTTCGACGGCAAACC encodes:
- a CDS encoding stage II sporulation protein M → MEIDAFTALRRDEWNRMVELTRSGSLSGAQIDELIERYQAAASDLSALRTATGDTAQSVWLSVQIAKARRRLTRARRNPLLIVREFVVEQLPAALYSVRWWSFGAAAFAVLVSVLTFGLHQQHPELLSFYGSEAQLETYAEEDFINYYSEYSESAFAAKVFTNNALIAAQAIVLGITGIFPVVALVQNAVALGTSAAVLGHVGHLDAFFLWIAPHGLLELTMVFVAAGTGLSLFWAMIVPGQQPRMDAVGRAGRRLVIVAIGTTAFLFLSGLIEGFVTRQDWPWAIKIGIGALALGAYLAYALILGRRAHIAGHDGDLEESEAGYRSVYAG
- a CDS encoding RDD family protein, with the translated sequence MSRSTRGSTPSYRDDDVVIGEGVALAVPSASLMARAGGALLDGIVYVGSMVASLIAVFWFITRFAVEQPIEDAWLPVVLITWAVLWLVIIPMAIEVATQGRSLGKLVFGLRVVRLDGGEIAFRHAFVRALVGFGETYLSGGAISACCGLFTTRAQRFGDLLAGTYAQLERVPQPSPLQLHLPASLYAWAQIADVTRIPDVVARRVHEFFLQAHHLTPQARTQVAGELARACRPYVHPIPDVDAETFLTGVSVVRRDREYSSARNRAERTQRLITSSNTVTGFPVR